In Horticoccus luteus, the following proteins share a genomic window:
- the secY gene encoding preprotein translocase subunit SecY yields MFSAFTNSLKIPELRSRIFYTFALLFVARVGAHIPLPGIDPHPLENFFRDQSAGGAGALVGLYNMFTGGALVKGAVCALGIMPYISASIIFQLMTAVVPTLSRLQQEGDVGRQKLTQYMRYATVLICIVQGALLILALENPGKLFPGYDINTYGAIVMTGQIGFLITSVLYMTAGTLMLMWLGEQITQRGIGNGVSLLITVGILADIPGAAAQTYHLFVRPIGTGPTLGAPQAVIMIILFFLVIMGIVMVVQGQRKIPVQYAKRVVGNKVMGGQSSFLPLKVNYSGVMPVIFASAILLFPQQILSQLGAALNIKYLGEFAENLLRGNWVYYVLMGTLILFFSYFWVSVMFKPIQVADDLKKYGGYIPGVRPGEPTAQFLDFIMTRLTLAGAIFLTIIAVMPDVLLFELHVPARIAYFFGGTGMLITVGVILDTMRQIETYLLQRHYDGFLRKGRVRARSSNALAVSSDAVSSEALMKLGIPLIGLFLIGLVAWAIRHWAF; encoded by the coding sequence GTGTTCTCCGCTTTCACGAACTCCCTGAAAATCCCTGAGCTGCGCTCCCGGATTTTTTACACGTTTGCCCTCCTGTTTGTGGCTCGTGTCGGCGCGCATATCCCGTTGCCTGGCATCGACCCGCACCCGCTCGAAAACTTCTTCCGCGACCAGTCCGCGGGTGGGGCGGGCGCTTTGGTTGGCCTCTACAACATGTTCACCGGCGGCGCGCTGGTGAAGGGCGCCGTCTGCGCGCTCGGCATTATGCCGTATATCAGTGCGTCCATCATCTTTCAGTTGATGACCGCCGTGGTGCCGACGCTCAGCCGTTTGCAACAGGAAGGCGATGTCGGGCGTCAGAAGCTGACGCAATACATGCGCTATGCGACCGTGCTGATCTGCATCGTGCAGGGCGCTTTGTTGATTCTGGCTTTGGAGAATCCCGGCAAACTATTTCCCGGTTACGATATCAATACGTACGGCGCGATCGTTATGACGGGGCAGATCGGGTTTCTCATTACTTCCGTGCTCTATATGACGGCGGGCACATTGATGCTAATGTGGCTTGGCGAGCAGATCACGCAGCGCGGAATCGGAAACGGTGTTTCCCTCCTGATCACCGTGGGCATTTTGGCGGACATTCCGGGCGCAGCGGCGCAGACGTATCATTTGTTTGTGCGACCCATTGGCACCGGCCCCACGTTGGGAGCACCCCAAGCGGTGATCATGATCATCCTCTTTTTCTTGGTTATCATGGGCATCGTCATGGTCGTCCAAGGCCAGCGCAAAATTCCCGTGCAGTACGCCAAGCGCGTAGTGGGAAACAAGGTGATGGGTGGGCAAAGCTCATTTCTTCCTTTGAAGGTGAATTATTCGGGTGTCATGCCCGTCATCTTCGCGAGTGCAATTCTCCTCTTTCCGCAACAAATCCTTTCGCAGCTCGGCGCGGCGCTGAATATTAAATACCTCGGCGAATTTGCTGAGAATCTGCTGCGCGGTAACTGGGTCTATTACGTGCTGATGGGGACCTTGATCCTGTTTTTCAGCTATTTTTGGGTCTCTGTGATGTTCAAACCGATCCAGGTCGCCGATGATTTGAAGAAATACGGCGGCTATATCCCTGGCGTTCGCCCGGGGGAGCCGACGGCGCAGTTTCTCGATTTTATCATGACGCGCCTCACGTTGGCTGGCGCGATCTTCCTGACCATCATCGCGGTGATGCCCGACGTCTTGCTGTTCGAGCTGCATGTCCCGGCGCGTATCGCCTACTTTTTCGGCGGCACCGGCATGCTGATCACGGTGGGCGTCATCCTCGATACGATGCGGCAGATTGAAACCTACCTGCTGCAGCGCCACTACGATGGCTTTCTCCGTAAAGGTCGCGTGCGTGCTCGTAGTAGCAACGCTCTCGCCGTCTCCAGCGATGCGGTGAGCTCCGAAGCGCTGATGAAGCTCGGGATTCCGCTGATCGGCCTCTTTCTCATCGGCCTCGTCGCGTGGGCGATTCGCCATTGGGCATTTTAA
- the rplX gene encoding 50S ribosomal protein L24, whose protein sequence is MKKFHIKRGDQVVVLAGSQKGKSGKVLELLSAKQRARVEGLAMIKRHEKKSEQNPQGAITEREGSIHVSNLMLKSVFDASKRRTPAA, encoded by the coding sequence ATGAAGAAGTTTCACATCAAACGCGGTGACCAAGTGGTCGTTCTCGCCGGCAGCCAAAAAGGCAAGTCCGGCAAAGTCCTTGAGCTCCTTTCGGCCAAGCAACGTGCGCGGGTCGAAGGCTTGGCGATGATCAAGCGTCACGAGAAGAAATCTGAGCAGAACCCGCAAGGTGCCATTACGGAGCGCGAAGGCTCCATTCACGTTTCAAATCTGATGCTTAAGTCAGTGTTTGACGCCAGCAAGCGCCGCACGCCGGCCGCTTAA
- the rplR gene encoding 50S ribosomal protein L18 — translation MNTVRKADLLQKRRWRIRKKVGGTAARPRLSVRFTSKHVYAQAINDDAGTTLVFLSSLDAELRQKKLQANLASAKTLGLAFAAKAKAAGINSVVFDRSGAPYHGKVKVFADAAREGGLAF, via the coding sequence ATGAATACTGTTCGTAAAGCCGATCTCCTTCAAAAACGTCGCTGGCGCATCCGCAAAAAAGTCGGTGGCACCGCCGCGCGTCCCCGCCTCAGCGTGCGTTTCACCTCGAAACACGTCTACGCCCAAGCGATCAACGACGATGCCGGCACGACGCTGGTGTTTCTCTCGAGTCTCGATGCCGAACTGCGGCAGAAGAAGCTCCAAGCCAACCTCGCCAGCGCAAAAACTCTCGGCTTGGCCTTCGCGGCCAAGGCCAAAGCTGCTGGCATCAATTCCGTCGTGTTCGATCGCTCCGGCGCTCCTTACCACGGTAAAGTTAAAGTTTTCGCTGATGCCGCCCGCGAAGGTGGGCTGGCGTTTTAA
- the rplP gene encoding 50S ribosomal protein L16: protein MALAPARTKYRKSQKGSLAGNAKRGNTLAFGEFGLQSLTRGPMTGQQIEAARVTISRHLKRKGKLWIRVFPHKPITKKPAEVRMGQGKGPVEYYIARIKPGAVLFELSGVPATVAKEAFRLADAKVPFRCRFIMRDGALV from the coding sequence ATGGCTCTCGCTCCCGCCCGTACCAAATACCGCAAGTCCCAGAAGGGCTCTCTCGCCGGCAATGCCAAGCGTGGCAACACGCTCGCCTTCGGCGAATTCGGCCTCCAATCGCTCACGCGCGGTCCCATGACCGGTCAGCAGATTGAAGCGGCTCGCGTCACCATCTCGCGTCACCTCAAGCGCAAGGGCAAACTCTGGATTCGCGTGTTTCCGCACAAGCCGATCACAAAGAAGCCCGCCGAAGTCCGCATGGGCCAGGGCAAAGGTCCCGTCGAATATTACATCGCCCGGATCAAGCCCGGCGCGGTGCTCTTCGAACTCTCCGGTGTCCCTGCGACCGTGGCGAAGGAAGCTTTCCGCCTGGCCGATGCCAAGGTCCCGTTCCGTTGCCGGTTCATCATGCGCGATGGCGCCCTCGTCTGA
- the rplF gene encoding 50S ribosomal protein L6 — MSRIGKQPVLIPAKVKVAVKDGTVNVEGPKGKVSKLFADAVKVTVADGKVTFAPTEDTRFSKAMYGTARSIVAGMVKGVSEGFAKDLEIQGVGFKAVLKGKELDLSLGYSHPVIMEIPEGIKITIADGTRVRVEGCDKQLVGAVTAEIRSYYPPEPYKGKGVRIVGEHAERVRRKEGKTVA, encoded by the coding sequence ATGAGCCGCATTGGCAAACAACCCGTTTTAATTCCCGCCAAGGTCAAGGTCGCCGTCAAGGATGGCACCGTGAATGTGGAGGGCCCCAAAGGCAAAGTGTCGAAGCTGTTCGCCGATGCCGTGAAAGTCACCGTCGCTGACGGCAAGGTTACCTTCGCCCCGACTGAGGACACACGTTTTTCGAAAGCGATGTATGGCACCGCGCGTTCGATCGTCGCCGGCATGGTCAAAGGTGTGAGCGAAGGCTTCGCCAAGGACCTCGAAATTCAAGGCGTCGGTTTCAAGGCTGTCCTCAAGGGCAAAGAGCTCGACCTTTCGCTTGGCTATTCGCATCCGGTGATCATGGAAATCCCCGAAGGGATCAAAATCACCATCGCGGACGGCACTCGCGTCCGTGTCGAGGGCTGCGATAAGCAGCTCGTTGGCGCGGTGACCGCCGAGATCCGCAGTTATTACCCGCCGGAGCCTTACAAGGGCAAGGGCGTGCGCATTGTGGGCGAGCATGCTGAACGCGTTCGCCGCAAGGAAGGCAAGACCGTCGCTTAA
- the rplE gene encoding 50S ribosomal protein L5, whose amino-acid sequence MSKVPSLKKLYTEQVVPELVKSRGYKNHHQVPKVTKVVINTGIDADADKNQITDIQRDIGLITGQKAVLTKSRKAIANFKLRQGQVVGSFVTLRGNSMWEFLQRLIAVALPTIRDFRGISPKLDGQGNYNLGVSDHTIFPEITVENVKKHMGLDITIVTTALNDDEGRELLRLLGMPFRRTEPAKVAAA is encoded by the coding sequence ATGAGCAAAGTCCCCAGTCTAAAGAAACTCTACACCGAGCAGGTTGTGCCCGAGCTCGTGAAGAGCCGTGGTTACAAAAATCATCATCAGGTGCCGAAGGTCACAAAAGTCGTGATCAACACCGGCATTGATGCCGACGCCGACAAAAACCAGATCACTGACATCCAGCGGGATATCGGTCTGATCACTGGGCAAAAGGCAGTGCTCACGAAGTCGCGCAAAGCGATCGCGAATTTCAAGCTCCGCCAAGGCCAGGTTGTGGGTTCCTTTGTGACCCTTCGTGGCAACAGCATGTGGGAATTTCTGCAGCGCCTCATCGCCGTCGCCCTCCCGACCATCCGCGACTTTCGCGGAATCTCGCCGAAGCTTGATGGCCAGGGCAACTACAACTTGGGCGTGAGCGATCACACCATCTTCCCGGAGATCACGGTCGAGAACGTCAAAAAGCACATGGGTCTCGACATTACGATCGTGACCACAGCGCTGAACGATGACGAAGGCCGGGAACTTCTCCGCCTCCTCGGCATGCCTTTCCGGCGCACCGAGCCGGCCAAAGTCGCCGCCGCTTAA
- the rpsK gene encoding 30S ribosomal protein S11, translating into MAEEKSVPKKEKAPKKIDAPAAVGAETAAPAEKPARAPKAPKPAADGTEAPAAPVEQKPVELIGGVAKQPTAEDLLKEELGAIKIRKAKGSKNVSSGVVNVLASFNNTIVSITDPKGQVIAWSSAGKCNFRGSRKSTAYAAQVVAQDAARNAMAHGLKDVVIRVSGPGLGRDSAVRALQAIGLEITSIVDVTPIPHNGCRPRKRRRV; encoded by the coding sequence ATGGCCGAAGAAAAGTCCGTTCCTAAGAAAGAAAAGGCGCCGAAGAAAATCGACGCTCCCGCTGCGGTCGGCGCTGAAACCGCCGCGCCCGCGGAAAAGCCGGCTCGCGCGCCCAAGGCACCCAAGCCCGCTGCCGATGGCACCGAAGCTCCGGCGGCCCCCGTCGAGCAAAAGCCCGTTGAACTTATCGGCGGCGTCGCCAAGCAGCCGACCGCTGAGGATCTTCTCAAGGAGGAGCTGGGCGCGATCAAGATTCGCAAGGCCAAGGGTTCGAAGAATGTTTCGTCCGGGGTCGTCAACGTCCTCGCTTCCTTCAACAACACGATCGTTTCGATCACTGACCCCAAGGGACAGGTGATCGCGTGGTCGAGTGCCGGTAAGTGCAACTTCCGGGGCTCCCGCAAATCGACCGCCTACGCTGCCCAAGTCGTCGCTCAAGACGCCGCGCGCAATGCCATGGCTCACGGTTTGAAGGACGTCGTGATTCGCGTATCAGGCCCTGGTTTGGGCCGCGACAGTGCCGTGCGTGCGCTGCAAGCGATCGGCCTCGAGATCACCTCGATTGTCGACGTCACTCCGATTCCCCACAACGGCTGCCGTCCGCGCAAACGCCGCCGCGTCTAA
- the map gene encoding type I methionyl aminopeptidase encodes MTIPIKDDRAIARMRESCRIAANVLHELKALVRPGISTQDLEEAGRLAINRCGARSACYGYQLGSRRYPAHTCISVNEEVVHGIPSLRRILHDGDIVSIDIVVSYEGYIGDNAGTVAVGLVDPAVGDLLRVTQEALQLGIAQAVIGNRIGDISFAVQQFVERHGFSVVRDMVGHGVGVSMHEPPEVPNFGRRGTGDKIRAGMTLAIEPMVNLGSYRTKTLGDGWTVVTADASPSAHFEHTVLTTEHGPEILTLPTLLPAPSAT; translated from the coding sequence ATGACGATTCCGATCAAAGATGACCGGGCCATCGCCCGGATGCGGGAGTCGTGTCGAATCGCGGCCAACGTTCTTCACGAGTTGAAAGCGCTGGTTCGGCCTGGCATCAGCACGCAGGATTTGGAGGAAGCCGGTCGGTTGGCGATCAACCGCTGCGGAGCTCGGAGCGCCTGTTACGGCTACCAGCTCGGTTCGCGGCGTTATCCGGCCCACACCTGCATTTCGGTGAACGAAGAAGTTGTTCACGGAATTCCGTCCCTGCGTCGCATTCTTCACGACGGCGACATCGTTTCGATCGATATCGTCGTGAGTTATGAAGGCTACATTGGCGACAATGCCGGCACCGTTGCCGTCGGTCTCGTGGATCCCGCAGTCGGCGATCTTTTGCGCGTCACCCAAGAAGCCCTGCAGCTGGGTATCGCACAGGCGGTGATCGGTAATCGCATCGGCGATATTTCCTTCGCTGTTCAGCAGTTCGTGGAACGCCACGGTTTCAGCGTTGTTCGCGACATGGTCGGCCACGGGGTTGGAGTGTCGATGCATGAGCCGCCGGAGGTCCCGAATTTCGGGCGACGCGGCACCGGCGATAAGATCCGCGCCGGCATGACGTTGGCGATTGAGCCCATGGTAAATCTCGGCTCCTATCGGACGAAAACGCTCGGCGACGGGTGGACTGTCGTCACGGCCGATGCATCGCCCTCGGCTCATTTCGAACACACGGTGCTCACGACCGAACACGGACCAGAAATCCTTACACTTCCCACTTTGCTCCCGGCGCCTTCAGCGACCTGA
- the rpsM gene encoding 30S ribosomal protein S13: MPRLLGVDIPAKKKVAYSLRYINGIGPARADFLVEEVGLNPDMRAQDLTEEQLNKILQVITEHKWVLEGDLRRELAANLKRLQAINCYRGIRHRRSLPVRGQRTSTNARTRKGPRKTVGVTKAKEA, from the coding sequence ATGCCACGTCTCCTCGGTGTCGATATTCCCGCGAAAAAGAAAGTCGCGTATTCCCTCCGTTACATCAACGGCATCGGGCCTGCCCGTGCCGATTTCCTCGTTGAAGAGGTCGGGCTGAACCCCGACATGCGCGCGCAGGATCTGACGGAGGAGCAGCTCAACAAGATCCTCCAGGTGATCACCGAGCACAAATGGGTGCTCGAAGGCGATCTCCGACGTGAACTGGCGGCTAATTTGAAGCGCCTTCAGGCGATCAATTGCTATCGCGGTATCCGTCACCGTCGCAGCTTGCCCGTCCGCGGTCAGCGGACCAGCACCAACGCCCGCACCCGTAAAGGGCCGCGCAAGACCGTTGGTGTCACGAAGGCGAAAGAAGCATAA
- the rpsE gene encoding 30S ribosomal protein S5: MSTESTSPATEAAAPAATPASHPSPAPSRSYGGQRSGQRRDGGRREQRRDEPSVPGMLEKVVFINRCAKVVKGGRRFSFAALAVVGDGKGKVGIGYGKANEVPDAIKKGTANAHKHLVSVKLKGDTIPHDVFGEYDGGRVLLRPATSGTGLIAGGAVRAVLEAAGVKNVLTKSMGSNNHIAVVHATLHALQQLRLKADIKVLRQAS, from the coding sequence ATGAGCACTGAATCTACTTCCCCCGCCACTGAAGCCGCCGCGCCCGCCGCGACGCCCGCTTCTCATCCGTCACCCGCGCCGTCCCGTTCCTACGGTGGCCAGCGTTCTGGCCAACGCCGCGATGGCGGTCGCCGCGAACAACGTCGTGACGAACCTTCCGTCCCGGGCATGCTGGAGAAGGTCGTTTTCATCAATCGTTGTGCCAAGGTCGTTAAAGGCGGCCGTCGGTTCTCCTTTGCCGCTCTCGCCGTCGTCGGTGATGGCAAGGGCAAGGTGGGCATCGGTTACGGCAAGGCCAACGAAGTGCCCGACGCCATTAAAAAGGGTACGGCCAACGCGCATAAGCACCTCGTCAGCGTGAAGTTGAAAGGCGACACGATTCCGCACGATGTCTTCGGCGAATACGATGGTGGCCGCGTTCTCTTGCGTCCCGCCACGTCCGGCACGGGCTTGATCGCCGGTGGCGCCGTTCGCGCTGTGCTCGAGGCTGCGGGTGTGAAAAACGTTCTCACCAAGTCGATGGGTTCGAACAATCACATCGCGGTCGTCCACGCCACCCTCCACGCTCTCCAGCAGTTGCGCCTGAAGGCCGATATCAAGGTTCTTCGCCAAGCAAGCTGA
- the rpsH gene encoding 30S ribosomal protein S8 codes for MMTDPISDFLTRLRNASKARLDECVSPHSVMKESIAAILKNEGYVTDLSTGTDAQGHKTLIVKMKYSNGAPVLTALNRVSTPGRRLYYRYTEIPRVLNGLGISILSTSKGLLKDADCRREKAGGELICNVW; via the coding sequence ATCATGACTGACCCGATTAGTGATTTCCTTACGCGCCTGCGTAATGCCAGCAAAGCCCGTCTCGACGAGTGCGTTTCGCCGCACTCCGTGATGAAGGAGTCGATTGCTGCCATCCTCAAGAACGAGGGCTACGTAACCGACCTTTCGACGGGCACCGATGCCCAAGGGCACAAGACACTCATCGTGAAGATGAAGTATTCGAACGGGGCCCCGGTTTTGACTGCGTTGAATCGCGTGTCGACGCCCGGCCGCCGTCTCTACTATCGGTATACGGAAATTCCGCGCGTCTTGAATGGCTTGGGTATCAGCATCCTTTCGACATCGAAAGGCCTGCTGAAGGACGCTGACTGCCGCCGCGAAAAAGCGGGTGGCGAGCTGATTTGCAACGTTTGGTAA
- the rpsC gene encoding 30S ribosomal protein S3, translated as MGQKTNPIGFRLAVRRNWQSRWYAKKKDMPALILEDQVIRTKLMEKLKQASVPRIFIERAGNRVRVKIYTARPGIVIGKKGQLVEEMKADLAKITGKDVLLDIQEVKKPEIEAQLVAENVALQLERRIAFRRAMKKAVEMAMALGAEGIRIQCSGRLGGTDIARREWQRKGRVPLHTLRENIDYGFSEARTLYGKIGVKCWICKKESDNN; from the coding sequence ATGGGCCAAAAAACCAATCCTATCGGTTTCCGTCTCGCTGTCCGTCGCAACTGGCAGTCCCGCTGGTATGCCAAGAAGAAGGACATGCCGGCACTCATTCTTGAGGACCAAGTCATCCGCACGAAGCTGATGGAGAAGCTCAAGCAGGCTTCGGTGCCGCGTATCTTCATCGAGCGCGCCGGTAACCGCGTCCGCGTCAAGATCTACACCGCCCGCCCGGGCATCGTCATCGGCAAGAAAGGTCAGCTCGTCGAAGAGATGAAAGCCGACCTCGCCAAGATCACCGGGAAGGATGTCCTGCTCGACATCCAGGAAGTTAAGAAGCCGGAGATCGAAGCTCAACTCGTGGCGGAAAACGTCGCCTTGCAGCTTGAACGCCGCATTGCTTTCCGCCGCGCCATGAAGAAGGCCGTTGAGATGGCCATGGCCTTGGGCGCTGAAGGCATTCGTATCCAATGCTCCGGTCGCCTCGGCGGCACGGACATCGCCCGCCGTGAATGGCAGCGCAAGGGCCGTGTGCCCCTGCATACCCTTCGCGAAAATATCGACTACGGCTTTTCGGAAGCCCGGACCCTCTACGGCAAGATCGGCGTCAAGTGCTGGATCTGCAAAAAAGAGTCCGATAACAACTGA
- the rplO gene encoding 50S ribosomal protein L15, whose amino-acid sequence MRLHELKNVAGAVHRKKRVGCGEGGGHGKTSGRGGKGQSARSGSSIRPGFEGGQMPLYRKLPHRGFNQAAFRVEPAIVNVGDLESLDASITEINLEVLGANGLVRRDEKLLKVLGNGEISRALKVTAQKFSESAKAKIEKAGGQAIVA is encoded by the coding sequence ATGAGACTCCACGAACTTAAGAACGTCGCCGGTGCGGTGCATCGCAAGAAGCGCGTCGGCTGCGGCGAAGGCGGCGGCCACGGCAAGACCAGCGGTCGCGGCGGTAAAGGCCAGAGCGCCCGCTCGGGTAGCAGCATCCGCCCCGGTTTCGAAGGCGGCCAGATGCCGCTTTACCGTAAACTGCCGCATCGCGGTTTTAATCAAGCGGCTTTCCGGGTCGAACCGGCCATTGTGAATGTGGGCGACCTCGAGTCTCTCGACGCTTCAATCACCGAGATCAATCTTGAGGTGCTCGGCGCCAACGGTCTGGTCCGACGCGACGAGAAGCTGCTCAAGGTTCTGGGCAATGGCGAAATCAGCCGCGCCCTCAAGGTCACCGCTCAAAAGTTTTCGGAGTCGGCGAAAGCCAAAATCGAAAAAGCCGGCGGTCAGGCGATCGTCGCCTGA
- the rplN gene encoding 50S ribosomal protein L14 has product MIQLRSILEVADNTGARRAAMISRKGQNTNTAGVGDIITVHIKESNTDATVKKGEVAKAVVVRTKAAVRRADGSYLRFDSNAIVIIDATNNPKGTRIFGPVARELRAKNFMKIISLAPEVL; this is encoded by the coding sequence ATGATTCAACTGCGCTCCATTCTCGAAGTCGCCGATAATACCGGCGCCCGCCGCGCTGCCATGATCAGCCGCAAGGGTCAGAACACGAATACCGCCGGCGTCGGCGATATTATCACTGTGCACATCAAGGAAAGTAACACGGATGCCACGGTGAAAAAAGGCGAGGTGGCGAAAGCCGTCGTCGTCCGCACGAAAGCAGCGGTGCGCCGCGCGGATGGCAGTTATCTCCGCTTCGACAGCAACGCCATCGTGATTATCGATGCGACCAACAATCCCAAGGGCACCCGGATCTTCGGCCCAGTCGCTCGCGAATTGCGCGCGAAAAACTTCATGAAGATCATCTCGCTCGCGCCGGAGGTTCTCTAA
- the rpsD gene encoding 30S ribosomal protein S4, translating to MARYTGPTTRISRRFGQHLLGSAKALERRNYPPGQHGPKSRRKFSEYAVGLNEKQKLRYLYGLLERQFRRVFEIAKNERGVTGERFMQLLETRLDSVVYLLGFAKSRAAARQFVNHGHVRVNGHKVDIASYSVLPGDEIEIKNSPASRQYATRNLEENRIRTVPGWLTLNAEAFKAVMQRLPNRDEMDQTINEQLIVEFYSRF from the coding sequence ATGGCTCGTTATACCGGTCCAACCACCCGCATCAGCCGTCGCTTTGGCCAGCATCTTCTCGGCTCTGCCAAGGCGCTGGAGCGCCGCAACTATCCCCCGGGTCAGCACGGCCCGAAATCCCGCCGCAAGTTTTCCGAATATGCCGTTGGGCTCAACGAAAAGCAGAAGCTGCGTTATCTCTACGGCCTGCTGGAGCGCCAGTTTCGTCGCGTGTTCGAGATCGCGAAGAACGAACGTGGTGTCACCGGCGAGCGCTTCATGCAGCTGCTGGAGACGCGCCTCGACAGCGTCGTTTATCTCTTGGGCTTTGCGAAAAGCCGTGCCGCCGCCCGTCAGTTCGTCAATCACGGCCACGTTCGCGTGAACGGCCATAAGGTCGACATCGCCAGCTACAGCGTCTTGCCGGGGGATGAGATCGAGATCAAAAACTCGCCCGCTTCCCGCCAATACGCGACGCGCAATCTCGAGGAGAATCGCATTCGCACCGTTCCCGGCTGGCTGACGCTTAACGCCGAGGCGTTCAAGGCGGTCATGCAACGCCTACCCAATCGCGACGAGATGGATCAGACTATCAACGAACAGTTGATCGTCGAATTCTACTCCCGCTTCTGA
- the rpmC gene encoding 50S ribosomal protein L29: MTAKEIRELAPVEIQTKIRETREKLLQLRLRKQTGQVEKTHELRTLRKDVARLETVLTEKNKKPAAA, encoded by the coding sequence ATGACCGCCAAAGAAATCCGCGAACTCGCTCCGGTCGAGATTCAGACCAAGATCCGTGAGACGCGTGAAAAACTCCTTCAACTCCGCCTCCGCAAACAAACCGGACAGGTCGAGAAAACCCACGAGCTGCGCACGCTGCGCAAGGACGTCGCGCGTCTAGAGACCGTCCTGACCGAGAAAAATAAGAAACCTGCCGCTGCCTGA
- the rpsQ gene encoding 30S ribosomal protein S17 gives MSSAQPGQRNQRKILLGFVSSRSGDKSVKVTVAYKTPHPLYHKIVNRQTVLHVHDEKNETKIGDQVQIMETRPLSRLKRWRILSIVTKAITSDAVAISETDVAAQVPTKNSTPSAAPAAPQA, from the coding sequence ATGTCCTCCGCCCAACCCGGCCAGCGCAACCAGCGCAAAATTCTTCTCGGCTTCGTGAGCAGCCGCTCCGGCGATAAGTCCGTCAAGGTCACTGTCGCCTACAAAACGCCGCACCCGCTCTATCACAAGATCGTGAATCGCCAGACCGTTCTCCACGTCCATGACGAGAAGAATGAGACCAAGATCGGCGATCAGGTGCAGATCATGGAAACGCGTCCGCTCAGCCGTCTGAAACGCTGGCGCATCCTGAGCATCGTCACCAAGGCCATCACGTCCGATGCCGTCGCGATCAGCGAGACCGACGTGGCTGCGCAGGTGCCGACCAAGAACTCCACACCCTCCGCCGCGCCCGCCGCGCCGCAGGCCTAA
- the rpsN gene encoding 30S ribosomal protein S14: MPKTSAIERNKKRVRLSEKFKAKRAELKALLVNPKATDEEFFAAQKSLQKLPRNSSKTRIRNRCSLSGRPRGYIGHFGVSRITFRELALAGKIPGVIKSSW, translated from the coding sequence ATGCCCAAGACATCCGCCATCGAACGCAATAAAAAGCGCGTCCGACTCTCCGAAAAGTTCAAAGCCAAGCGCGCCGAGTTGAAAGCGCTGCTTGTGAATCCGAAAGCCACCGACGAGGAATTTTTTGCCGCGCAAAAGAGCCTCCAGAAGTTGCCGCGCAACTCGTCCAAGACGCGCATTCGGAATCGTTGCTCTCTCAGCGGTCGCCCCCGCGGCTATATCGGTCACTTTGGCGTTTCCCGTATCACGTTTCGCGAACTGGCCCTGGCGGGCAAGATTCCCGGCGTCATCAAATCCTCCTGGTAA